One stretch of Aigarchaeota archaeon DNA includes these proteins:
- a CDS encoding acetate--CoA ligase family protein — MSELYEVVTKLLRPNSIAVIGAAREPNKIGHVVVKNILKCSFPKEKIFPVNPNADEILGLKCYKSIKDIPYDVDLAIVTVPAKIVPQVLKESVEKGVKAIAIISAGFKEIGNVKEELELIEIARKGNARILGPNIIGIADTVKKVNASFIQQLPKEGRIAFVSQSGALAIGLSGWTSLKHIGLSDLVSIGNKADLNETDFIEYFGEDEHTKVITLYLEGVENGRRFLEVSKKVSKKKPIIALKPGKAERTSQAIRSHTGSLAGSDIAYEVAFKQAGIIRAPTIIELFDWAVAFDLLPLPRGENSVILTNGGGAGVMATDAAEEFKVKLMDIPNDLAEKLRKFMPPFGSVYNPVDLTGMAYPNDYNGALKTLLEDDRVDNVIILYCHTAQTDPMDVADAIIKAKNSVGKEKPITVCFIGGKECEDAMRVLVSNGIPAYDTPEKAVSAIGQLLKYRRFLEKCEGERDVEEIKVDRSRVEKIIRTAMEEKRSILLPSEAAEVAKSYGIPVVDKVRVNSAEDAVKAANSAGYPVVLEVESPNILHKVDVGGIVLNIKNQDEVRQAYEKIMKSVKEKAPNAEIRGIIVRKMVPQGREVAIGMHRDPTFGPLIMFGSGGTLIELYRDVAFMVAPLTREDAEEMINETKASKLIEGIRGEKPSDKEKVKEILIRVAKLAEDFPEIEDIDINPLFVYGVGDYTTPALAADVKVVLKR, encoded by the coding sequence ATGAGCGAATTATATGAAGTCGTAACAAAGCTTCTCAGACCAAACAGCATAGCCGTCATAGGAGCCGCAAGAGAGCCGAATAAGATCGGTCACGTTGTGGTAAAAAACATATTGAAATGCTCTTTTCCAAAAGAAAAAATTTTCCCCGTAAACCCAAACGCGGATGAAATTTTGGGCTTAAAGTGCTACAAGTCCATCAAAGACATTCCATACGACGTCGACCTGGCAATCGTAACCGTTCCGGCAAAAATAGTGCCACAGGTACTCAAGGAAAGCGTAGAGAAGGGCGTTAAAGCGATCGCAATAATTTCTGCAGGGTTTAAAGAGATAGGTAACGTAAAAGAAGAGCTGGAACTTATCGAGATTGCGAGGAAAGGAAACGCAAGAATTCTTGGACCGAACATAATCGGTATCGCGGATACTGTAAAGAAGGTAAATGCGAGTTTCATACAGCAGTTGCCCAAAGAAGGAAGGATCGCTTTCGTTAGTCAAAGCGGAGCCTTAGCGATAGGTTTATCCGGATGGACTTCGTTGAAGCACATCGGACTATCCGATCTTGTCAGCATAGGCAACAAGGCAGACCTAAACGAGACAGACTTCATAGAGTACTTTGGAGAAGATGAGCACACTAAAGTCATAACTCTATACTTAGAAGGTGTGGAGAACGGAAGGAGGTTCCTGGAAGTTTCCAAGAAAGTAAGTAAAAAGAAACCGATAATAGCGCTAAAGCCAGGTAAAGCAGAGAGAACTTCACAGGCGATAAGGTCCCATACAGGCTCCTTGGCTGGTTCAGACATAGCTTACGAGGTTGCCTTTAAGCAAGCTGGGATAATAAGGGCGCCAACGATAATTGAGCTTTTTGACTGGGCTGTGGCGTTTGATTTGCTTCCATTGCCCCGTGGCGAAAATTCCGTAATCTTAACAAACGGAGGTGGAGCCGGCGTCATGGCAACAGACGCTGCAGAGGAGTTTAAAGTAAAGCTTATGGACATTCCCAACGATTTAGCAGAAAAGCTTAGGAAGTTTATGCCACCATTCGGTAGCGTATACAACCCGGTTGACCTAACCGGAATGGCCTATCCGAATGATTACAACGGAGCATTAAAGACACTTCTAGAGGATGACAGGGTCGATAACGTGATAATACTGTACTGTCACACAGCGCAAACGGATCCGATGGACGTGGCGGATGCTATCATAAAGGCAAAAAATTCTGTGGGTAAAGAAAAGCCGATAACTGTATGCTTCATCGGAGGAAAAGAATGCGAGGATGCTATGAGGGTGCTCGTTTCAAACGGCATCCCAGCATACGATACGCCCGAGAAAGCCGTCTCCGCTATAGGTCAGTTACTAAAGTATCGCAGGTTTTTGGAGAAGTGTGAAGGAGAAAGAGATGTAGAGGAAATCAAAGTGGATAGGAGCAGGGTAGAGAAAATAATAAGGACCGCGATGGAAGAAAAAAGGAGCATACTTTTACCCTCTGAAGCTGCTGAGGTCGCAAAATCGTACGGAATACCGGTGGTGGATAAGGTCAGAGTAAATAGCGCGGAGGATGCGGTAAAGGCTGCTAATAGCGCTGGGTACCCGGTAGTCTTAGAGGTGGAGTCTCCAAACATACTCCACAAGGTCGATGTTGGAGGGATAGTACTCAACATCAAGAACCAGGACGAAGTAAGGCAGGCATACGAAAAAATCATGAAGAGTGTGAAGGAGAAAGCACCAAACGCTGAGATAAGGGGAATAATAGTCAGGAAGATGGTTCCTCAAGGAAGAGAGGTAGCTATAGGAATGCATAGAGACCCCACCTTCGGTCCACTGATAATGTTTGGGAGCGGTGGTACCCTCATAGAACTTTACAGAGATGTAGCATTCATGGTCGCACCACTGACGAGAGAGGATGCAGAAGAGATGATAAACGAGACCAAGGCATCGAAACTTATCGAAGGCATAAGGGGTGAGAAACCTTCGGATAAGGAAAAAGTCAAGGAAATTCTCATCAGAGTTGCAAAACTTGCAGAAGACTTCCCAGAGATAGAGGACATCGACATAAACCCGCTATTCGTTTACGGTGTTGGTGACTATACAACTCCGGCCCTCGCCGCCGACGTGAAGGTAGTTTTGAAACGCTGA